The genomic window GGTGGCCGCATCGGGGGTCGACCGGAGCACGAAGTCGTTGCCGGGCATGTGGGGAAATCCCTGGAAGTTCAAGGAGTTGGCGAACTTGTCCCGGCAGGTGGCGAGGCTCTTGTCGCAGCCGGCGGTGAGGGCGAAGCTGTCGCCGGGCACGGCCGGCCGCGGCGGCGTCTCCCACAGGTCGAGGGTGACGCGCGCGCCCTCGCGACGGTGCGTCCTCACGTCGGCGGCGAGGCCGGCATTGGCGCCCCGCTCCCAGACGAGGCGCCCGCCGGAGAACCAGGCGTCCGCAAGGTCCGTGGACAGCACGACGGTGAGGCGGCCGGGCTCCGGCACGACCTGCACCGTGCCGGTCGCGCGATAGCGCGGGCCGGCGAGGCCGACGCGGCAGCGGGCATCGCCGAGATCCGCATCGCAGGCGGCGCGGAAGGTGCGGCCGGTCTGCGCGTCGAGGCGGTGCATCAGGCCGCGCAACTCGGCGACGAAGGCGCCGCCCGCCCGGCGGATCTCGCCGATCGTCGCCACGTCGAGCAGCAGGCGCGCCTCGGGCTCGGCCCAATCGACCAGCCAGGTCTCGACCCCGGCCCCGTCGTAGAGGCCCGCCGCCACGTCGGCCTCGGTGATCCCGGCGGAGGTGAGCGCGCCCGCGACCTCGCCGCCGCCGACGGCGAAACCGAGTTCCGCGCTCGCCTCCGCCGCCTCCAGGCCGGCGCGGGCGGCGTAGGTCACCCCGGCGAGCGCGAGGTCGCGGTCGTGGTCGGTGAAGCCGAGGACGAGGCCGTCGCGGCGGTGCAGAGCCCAGCAGCGGCACAGCGTGGTCGCCCCGTGACCCAAGCGGGCGGCGAGGGCGGGCGGGATCGCGCGCATCGGCTTCCTCCTCAGGGCACGATTTCGATCAGCGGGA from Methylorubrum populi includes these protein-coding regions:
- a CDS encoding DUF2163 domain-containing protein; the protein is MRAIPPALAARLGHGATTLCRCWALHRRDGLVLGFTDHDRDLALAGVTYAARAGLEAAEASAELGFAVGGGEVAGALTSAGITEADVAAGLYDGAGVETWLVDWAEPEARLLLDVATIGEIRRAGGAFVAELRGLMHRLDAQTGRTFRAACDADLGDARCRVGLAGPRYRATGTVQVVPEPGRLTVVLSTDLADAWFSGGRLVWERGANAGLAADVRTHRREGARVTLDLWETPPRPAVPGDSFALTAGCDKSLATCRDKFANSLNFQGFPHMPGNDFVLRSTPDAATRLDGSSLFR